From Oreochromis aureus strain Israel breed Guangdong linkage group 4, ZZ_aureus, whole genome shotgun sequence, a single genomic window includes:
- the LOC116329207 gene encoding nucleus accumbens-associated protein 1 isoform X2: protein MAQTLQMAIPNFGNNVLECLNEQRLQGLYCDVSVVVKGHAFKAHRAVLAASSSYFRDLFSSSNNNNNGGGGGSSEASPTVVELPPAVQPQSFQQILAFCYTGRLSMTVGDQFLLMYTAGFLQIQQIMEKGTEFFLKVSSPSCDSQGLHGEEAPPSEPQSPVTQTSNGAARPTSCLTPLPLVSRVKTEQPASQPEAATPYSVVCTPVAKRLWEGGSTRDGGGVGSGGGGGARKAARYSQEAVRGSAIQSPGGLGLAVGMGATTTNLVGMVAGGGIGGGASTNGNSAAGLIMSEGASPGTLSTYASDSPISYHDDEEEEEGTDESAEEQYRQICNMYTMYSMLNMGAAAAGERVEALPDNTETRGRMRGRDLSCLPAELIAQIGNRCHPKLYEEGDPAEKLELVSGTSVYISRAQLMNCHVSAGTRHKVLLRRLLAAFFDRNTLANSCGTGIRSSTNDPSRKPLDNRVLHAVKFYCQNFATSFKESEMNAIAADMCTNARRVVRKSWIPKLKLLMAESDAYSAFLPDGVKTEEDALGADPTFDPASLESASGAGMESGGSSGESLPGVGGDGGPLF, encoded by the exons ATGGCCCAGACCCTCCAGATGGCGATCCCAAACTTCGGCAACAACGTTCTAGAGTGTCTGAATGAGCAGCGGCTGCAGGGACTCTACTGCGATGTGTCCGTGGTGGTCAAGGGCCATGCTTTCAAG gcTCATCGAGCAGTTCTGGCTGCTAGCAGTTCTTATTTCCGGGATCtcttcagcagcagcaacaacaacaacaatggcgGAGGTGGCGGAAGCAGTGAGGCCAGCCCAACCGTAGTGGAGCTCCCGCCGGCCGTGCAGCCTCAGAGCTTCCAGCAGATTTTGGCTTTTTGCTATACAGGCCGTCTCAGCATGACGGTGGGGGACCAGTTTCTCCTCATGTATACTGCCGGCTTCTTGCAGATCCAACAGATCATGGAGAAAGGCACTGAATTCTTCCTCAAG GTATCCTCCCCCAGCTGTGACTCCCAGGGCCTTCATGGAGAGGAGGCCCCACCTTCAGAGCCCCAGAGCCCTGTAACACAGACCAGTAACGGTGCAGCCCGGCCCACCTCCTGTCTGACGCCGCTCCCTCTGGTATCACGAGTTAAGACGGAGCAGCCAGCGAGCCAACCAGAGGCAGCCACTCCTTACTCAGTGGTTTGCACTCCTGTAGCCAAGCGACTATGGGAGGGGGGCAGCACCCGAGATGGAGGTGGGGTAGGCtcagggggaggaggaggggccaGGAAGGCAGCCCGTTATTCCCAGGAGGCAGTGCGGGGAAGCGCTATCCAGAGCCCCGGGGGTCTCGGACTGGCTGTGGGTATGGGTGCTACCACGACCAACCTCGTGGGAATGGTGGCCGGTGGTGGGATTGGCGGCGGTGCCAGCACCAACGGGAACTCTGCAGCAGGGCTTATCATGTCAGAGGGCGCCAGCCCTGGCACCCTGAGTACCTACGCTAGTGACTCACCTATCAGCTACCATGATgacgaagaagaagaggaggggaCAGATGAAAGTGCTGAGGAGCAGTACAGACAAATCTGCAACATGTACACCATGTACAGTATGCTCAACATGGGAGCTGCAG CTGCTGGTGAGCGTGTTGAGGCTCTACCAGACAACACGGAGACGCGAGGTCGGATGCGTGGCAGAGATCTTTCGTGTCTTCCCGCAGAACTTATTGCCCAAATAGGCAACCGCTGTCATCCCAAACTGTACGAGGAAGGAGATCCTGCTGAGAAACTAGAGTTAGTCTCAG GTACTTCTGTGTATATATCACGAGCTCAGCTAATGAACTGTCATGTGAGTGCGGGGACCAGACACAAGGTGCTGCTGAGGAGGCTGCTGGCCGCCTTCTTTGACAG GAACACTCTGGCCAACAGCTGCGGGACAGGCATTCGCTCATCCACCAATGACCCGAGCCGCAAGCCCCTGGACAACAGAGTGCTCCATGCAGTCAAAT tttattGCCAGAACTTTGCAACCAGCTTCAAAGAGAGCGAGATGAACGCCATTGCAGCCGACATGTGCACCAACGCCCGACGTGTGGTCCGTAAGAGCTGGATACCCAAGCTAAAGCTACTGATGGCGGAAAGTGACGCCTACTCTGCGTTCCTTCCCGATGGTGTCAAGACAGAGGAAGACGCCCTGGGGGCGGATCCAACCTTCGACCCTGCCTCATTGGAGTCCGCCAGTGGTGCTGGTATGGAGTCGGGCGGCTCTTCAGGTGAATCGCTACCAGGTGTGGGTGGGGATGGAGGACCGTTATTTTGA
- the LOC116329207 gene encoding nucleus accumbens-associated protein 1 isoform X1: MTSASCLSSSSAVRCDRWLCVPQSPGILYRPRWLCYRRSAPTEWLPGVRKNEPALCISFPARGPFGGVRRRTMAQTLQMAIPNFGNNVLECLNEQRLQGLYCDVSVVVKGHAFKAHRAVLAASSSYFRDLFSSSNNNNNGGGGGSSEASPTVVELPPAVQPQSFQQILAFCYTGRLSMTVGDQFLLMYTAGFLQIQQIMEKGTEFFLKVSSPSCDSQGLHGEEAPPSEPQSPVTQTSNGAARPTSCLTPLPLVSRVKTEQPASQPEAATPYSVVCTPVAKRLWEGGSTRDGGGVGSGGGGGARKAARYSQEAVRGSAIQSPGGLGLAVGMGATTTNLVGMVAGGGIGGGASTNGNSAAGLIMSEGASPGTLSTYASDSPISYHDDEEEEEGTDESAEEQYRQICNMYTMYSMLNMGAAAAGERVEALPDNTETRGRMRGRDLSCLPAELIAQIGNRCHPKLYEEGDPAEKLELVSGTSVYISRAQLMNCHVSAGTRHKVLLRRLLAAFFDRNTLANSCGTGIRSSTNDPSRKPLDNRVLHAVKFYCQNFATSFKESEMNAIAADMCTNARRVVRKSWIPKLKLLMAESDAYSAFLPDGVKTEEDALGADPTFDPASLESASGAGMESGGSSGESLPGVGGDGGPLF; this comes from the exons ATGACGAGCGCGTCATGcttgtcttcctcctctgctgttCGCTGCGATCGGTGGCTCTGCGTTCCGCAATCCCCTGGGATACTGTACCGCCCTCGATGGCTCTGCTATCGCCGTTCCGCTCCCACTGAATGGCTGCCCGGAGTGAGGAAAAACGAACCAGCGCTCTGCATCAGCTTCCCAGCGAGGGG ACCTTTTGGTGGTGTGCGTAGGCGCACCATGGCCCAGACCCTCCAGATGGCGATCCCAAACTTCGGCAACAACGTTCTAGAGTGTCTGAATGAGCAGCGGCTGCAGGGACTCTACTGCGATGTGTCCGTGGTGGTCAAGGGCCATGCTTTCAAG gcTCATCGAGCAGTTCTGGCTGCTAGCAGTTCTTATTTCCGGGATCtcttcagcagcagcaacaacaacaacaatggcgGAGGTGGCGGAAGCAGTGAGGCCAGCCCAACCGTAGTGGAGCTCCCGCCGGCCGTGCAGCCTCAGAGCTTCCAGCAGATTTTGGCTTTTTGCTATACAGGCCGTCTCAGCATGACGGTGGGGGACCAGTTTCTCCTCATGTATACTGCCGGCTTCTTGCAGATCCAACAGATCATGGAGAAAGGCACTGAATTCTTCCTCAAG GTATCCTCCCCCAGCTGTGACTCCCAGGGCCTTCATGGAGAGGAGGCCCCACCTTCAGAGCCCCAGAGCCCTGTAACACAGACCAGTAACGGTGCAGCCCGGCCCACCTCCTGTCTGACGCCGCTCCCTCTGGTATCACGAGTTAAGACGGAGCAGCCAGCGAGCCAACCAGAGGCAGCCACTCCTTACTCAGTGGTTTGCACTCCTGTAGCCAAGCGACTATGGGAGGGGGGCAGCACCCGAGATGGAGGTGGGGTAGGCtcagggggaggaggaggggccaGGAAGGCAGCCCGTTATTCCCAGGAGGCAGTGCGGGGAAGCGCTATCCAGAGCCCCGGGGGTCTCGGACTGGCTGTGGGTATGGGTGCTACCACGACCAACCTCGTGGGAATGGTGGCCGGTGGTGGGATTGGCGGCGGTGCCAGCACCAACGGGAACTCTGCAGCAGGGCTTATCATGTCAGAGGGCGCCAGCCCTGGCACCCTGAGTACCTACGCTAGTGACTCACCTATCAGCTACCATGATgacgaagaagaagaggaggggaCAGATGAAAGTGCTGAGGAGCAGTACAGACAAATCTGCAACATGTACACCATGTACAGTATGCTCAACATGGGAGCTGCAG CTGCTGGTGAGCGTGTTGAGGCTCTACCAGACAACACGGAGACGCGAGGTCGGATGCGTGGCAGAGATCTTTCGTGTCTTCCCGCAGAACTTATTGCCCAAATAGGCAACCGCTGTCATCCCAAACTGTACGAGGAAGGAGATCCTGCTGAGAAACTAGAGTTAGTCTCAG GTACTTCTGTGTATATATCACGAGCTCAGCTAATGAACTGTCATGTGAGTGCGGGGACCAGACACAAGGTGCTGCTGAGGAGGCTGCTGGCCGCCTTCTTTGACAG GAACACTCTGGCCAACAGCTGCGGGACAGGCATTCGCTCATCCACCAATGACCCGAGCCGCAAGCCCCTGGACAACAGAGTGCTCCATGCAGTCAAAT tttattGCCAGAACTTTGCAACCAGCTTCAAAGAGAGCGAGATGAACGCCATTGCAGCCGACATGTGCACCAACGCCCGACGTGTGGTCCGTAAGAGCTGGATACCCAAGCTAAAGCTACTGATGGCGGAAAGTGACGCCTACTCTGCGTTCCTTCCCGATGGTGTCAAGACAGAGGAAGACGCCCTGGGGGCGGATCCAACCTTCGACCCTGCCTCATTGGAGTCCGCCAGTGGTGCTGGTATGGAGTCGGGCGGCTCTTCAGGTGAATCGCTACCAGGTGTGGGTGGGGATGGAGGACCGTTATTTTGA